From Pedobacter indicus, a single genomic window includes:
- the murD gene encoding UDP-N-acetylmuramoyl-L-alanine--D-glutamate ligase, producing MLDRDKNIGGQKLVILGAGESGVGAAILAQQKGYDVFVSDYGVIPDEVKQQMDELRISYEEKQHSEQLILESQLVIKSPGIPQNAPIVKKIREAGIPVLSEIEFAARYTDARLIGITGSNGKSTTATLTWFILNRAGLNVGLAGNIGKSFALQVAREKHDYYVLEISSFMLDDFKKMKLDIAVLLNITPDHLDRYDYRMENYAASKFRISENQDKDSVFIYNQDDEEIQKGLEQYRTPAIHYPFTQKKKLSEGAYLDMDGTMIINVLNQDIFDMSINELALQGKHNVYNNMASGIVAKVLELRNESIRESMGEYQNIPHRLEHVSQIGGVNFINDSKATNVNSVWYALESMPGDVVLMMGGVDKGNDYHILKDLVRNKVTAIICIGKDNQRIHEAFADDTEIIVNTENMQDAVTMAFHLAKKGDTVLLSPACASFDLFKNYEDRGDQFKKAVRDL from the coding sequence ATGTTGGATAGGGATAAAAATATAGGTGGACAAAAGCTTGTCATTTTGGGAGCAGGTGAAAGCGGTGTAGGAGCTGCTATTCTCGCTCAGCAAAAGGGCTATGATGTTTTTGTTTCAGATTATGGTGTAATCCCTGATGAGGTTAAACAGCAGATGGATGAACTTCGGATTTCTTATGAAGAAAAACAGCATTCTGAGCAGCTGATTTTAGAATCACAACTAGTGATAAAGAGTCCGGGTATTCCACAGAATGCCCCAATTGTAAAGAAAATCCGAGAAGCGGGAATACCTGTTTTATCGGAAATTGAATTTGCCGCTCGCTATACAGATGCGCGGTTGATCGGTATCACCGGTTCGAATGGCAAGTCGACCACCGCAACGCTCACATGGTTTATCTTGAATAGGGCCGGTTTGAACGTGGGGCTTGCCGGGAATATCGGCAAAAGCTTCGCCTTGCAGGTAGCGAGGGAAAAGCATGATTATTACGTGCTGGAGATCAGTAGTTTCATGCTGGATGATTTTAAAAAGATGAAACTCGATATCGCGGTTTTGCTAAATATCACACCAGATCATTTGGATCGCTATGACTATCGAATGGAGAACTATGCTGCTTCGAAATTCAGAATTAGCGAGAATCAGGATAAAGACAGTGTATTCATCTACAATCAGGATGACGAGGAGATTCAGAAAGGACTTGAACAATATAGAACACCGGCGATACATTACCCTTTTACACAAAAGAAAAAGCTTAGCGAAGGGGCCTATCTGGATATGGATGGCACGATGATAATAAACGTTTTAAATCAAGATATATTTGATATGTCAATCAATGAATTAGCTCTACAGGGCAAACATAATGTCTATAATAATATGGCTTCCGGCATTGTAGCCAAAGTTCTCGAATTGCGAAATGAGTCGATACGGGAAAGTATGGGCGAATACCAAAACATCCCACATCGGCTAGAGCATGTTTCCCAGATCGGGGGTGTCAATTTTATCAATGATTCCAAAGCGACAAATGTAAATTCTGTTTGGTATGCTCTGGAGAGTATGCCCGGAGATGTTGTGCTGATGATGGGTGGAGTCGATAAGGGCAACGACTATCATATTCTGAAAGATCTGGTTCGGAACAAGGTGACTGCAATTATCTGTATTGGAAAGGATAATCAGCGGATTCATGAAGCCTTTGCGGATGATACAGAAATTATTGTCAATACGGAAAATATGCAGGATGCTGTGACAATGGCGTTTCACTTGGCGAAGAAAGGAGATACTGTGTTGTTGTCACCGGCCTGTGCTAGTTTTGACTTATTTAAGAATTATGAAGATCGGGGCGATCAGTTTAAAAAGGCTGTTCGTGATCTATAA